In Nymphaea colorata isolate Beijing-Zhang1983 chromosome 3, ASM883128v2, whole genome shotgun sequence, a genomic segment contains:
- the LOC116249979 gene encoding uncharacterized protein LOC116249979 isoform X1, translating to MRASRLWGVLILALGASSLFLAFTNTNRSYRSQGAGSSNYVTEVILSTKNRKLKEDLSMISMEDYHPIDPVPTSKATVKSGPIEHGTPLIPYIPQPAPPRGQPTHPGPP from the exons ATGAGGGCTTCCCGTCTGTGGGGCGTCCTGATTTTGGCGTTAGGAGCGTCTTCTCTGTTCCTCGCATTCACCAACACGAACAGAAGCTACCGTTcccaag GAGCAGGATCCTCGAACTATGTTACAGAAGTGATTTTATCAACAAAGAACCGAAAGCTGAAG GAGGATCTCAGTATGATAAGCATGGAAGATTATCACCCAATAGATCCTGTTCCAACTTCTAAAGCAACTGTAAAATCCGGTCCAATCGAGCATGGAACGCCACTGATCCCATACATTCCACAACCAGCACCACCCCGCGGCCAACCAACCCATCCAGGACCTCCATAG
- the LOC116249979 gene encoding uncharacterized protein LOC116249979 isoform X2 — translation MRASRLWGVLILALGASSLFLAFTNTNRSYRSQGSSNYVTEVILSTKNRKLKEDLSMISMEDYHPIDPVPTSKATVKSGPIEHGTPLIPYIPQPAPPRGQPTHPGPP, via the exons ATGAGGGCTTCCCGTCTGTGGGGCGTCCTGATTTTGGCGTTAGGAGCGTCTTCTCTGTTCCTCGCATTCACCAACACGAACAGAAGCTACCGTTcccaag GATCCTCGAACTATGTTACAGAAGTGATTTTATCAACAAAGAACCGAAAGCTGAAG GAGGATCTCAGTATGATAAGCATGGAAGATTATCACCCAATAGATCCTGTTCCAACTTCTAAAGCAACTGTAAAATCCGGTCCAATCGAGCATGGAACGCCACTGATCCCATACATTCCACAACCAGCACCACCCCGCGGCCAACCAACCCATCCAGGACCTCCATAG
- the LOC116250771 gene encoding peroxidase P7-like: MASASTLFVVFPLFLGLLIGSSSAQLTTGFYCKSCPSVFKTIQAQVWSAVAKEARMGASVLRLFFHDCFVNGCDASILLDDTPNFIGEKNAAANRNSARGFEVIDAIKTAVEQACPGVVSCADVLAIAARDSVVAFGGPNWDVKLGRRDARTASQAAANSSIPAPTFNLSRLISSFQAQGLSVKDLVALSGGHTIGQARCTSFRSRIYNETNIDTFYATTWQANCPRTSGSGDNNLAPLDMKTPTSFDNHYFKNLINQRGLLHSDQQLFNGGSTDAQVKAYSQDAKTFKADFVAAMIKMGDIKPLTGSNGEIRKNCRKIN, translated from the exons ATGGCATCAGCTTCTACATTGTTTGTCGTGTTCCCTCTGTTTCTGGGGCTCCTTATCGGGAGTTCCTCTGCACAGCTGACTACTGGTTTCTATTGCAAGTCATGTCCTAGTGTGTTCAAGACCATCCAAGCGCAGGTTTGGTCAGCTGTGGCCAAGGAAGCGCGAATGGGTGCATCAGTTCTGCGTCTGTTCTTTCATGATTGCTTTGTAAAT GGATGTGATGCATCCATTCTATTGGATGACACTCCAAACTTCATAGGAGAGAAGAATGCAGCAGCTAACAGGAATTCTGCTAGAGGATTTGAAGTGATCGATGCCATCAAGACTGCAGTCGAGCAGGCCTGTCCTGGAGTTGTGTCTTGTGCTGATGTTCTGGCCATTGCTGCAAGGGACTCTGTTGTGGCT TTTGGAGGACCTAATTGGGATGTGAAACTTGGTCGAAGAGATGCGAGGACGGCGAGCCAGGCTGCTGCAAATAGTAGCATCCCTGCACCTACTTTCAATCTTAGCAGGCTTATTTCCAGCTTCCAAGCTCAAGGACTCTCTGTTAAGGACTTGGTTGCATTATCAG GGGGGCACACCATCGGTCAAGCACGTTGCACCAGCTTTAGAAGCCGAATATACAACGAGACAAATATAGACACTTTCTATGCAACTACATGGCAAGCCAATTGCCCCCGGACTTCTGGCTCCGGAGATAACAATTTAGCACCCCTTGACATGAAGACCCCTACTTCCTTCGACAACCACTACTTCAAGAACCTTATCAACCAGAGAGGCCTTCTCCATTCTGATCAGCAGCTCTTCAATGGCGGCTCCACAGATGCTCAAGTCAAAGCCTACAGCCAGGATGCAAAAACCTTCAAAGCAGACTTTGTCGCTGCCATGATCAAGATGGGAGATATTAAGCCTCTCACTGGCTCCAATGGTGAGATCAGGAAGAACTGCAGGAAGATCAACTAA
- the LOC116251022 gene encoding scarecrow-like protein 32 — protein sequence MELETALHRAPSDNALPFYIQPSLPNNGSANTILVSPLPRLTLPFDYLTNGADGGGGGGGGSGGSSSSGSSCMEQLLIHCATALETHDSTSAQQILWVLNNIASPDGDSTQRLTSAFLRALITRAAQSGGAAPPCFLQHFPCRTEPPTRRLSVIELAGFLDLTPWNRFGFSAANAAIAEAVESFSVVRIIDLSLSHCMQWPTLIDSLSNRPEGAPFIRLQVFSGTISSHLPEIDMTYEELGIRLTNFARSRNVGLEFTLISVDGIPSLMKELQNQRLEIMNQRLDTMLEEALVVNCQMLLHYIPDETLDANSSSGFHISSPASASSSLRFELLKEIRSMEPTIVTLVDEDADLTSTNLVARLKSAFNYLWIPFDAVETFLPRENKQRILYESDICHKIENIIAFEGERRIERLESKARWVQRMERVSFRNIGFSDDTVAEMKSLLEEHAAGWGLKKEDDDLVLTWKGHNVVFATAWVPT from the coding sequence ATGGAGCTAGAGACTGCACTGCACCGTGCACCATCCGATAATGCTCTCCCTTTCTATATTCAACCTTCTTTGCCTAACAACGGATCAGCCAACACCATCCTCGTATCTCCTCTACCACGTTTAACTCTGCCGTTCGACTACCTCACTAATGGTgccgacggcggcggcggcggcggcggcggcagcggcggcagcAGCAGTAGTGGATCCAGTTGCATGGAGCAGCTGCTGATCCATTGCGCCACGGCTCTTGAAACACATGACTCAACTTCAGCTCAGCAAATCCTCTGGGTCTTGAACAACATTGCTTCACCAGATGGTGACTCCACGCAGCGCCTCACTTCAGCATTCCTGCGAGCACTCATCACTCGTGCTGCTCAAAGTGGTGGAGCCGCTCCTCCTTGCTTCCTTCAGCACTTTCCCTGCCGCACCGAGCCGCCGACCCGTCGCCTCAGCGTGATCGAGCTTGCTGGATTCCTCGATCTCACTCCTTGGAACCGGTTTGGGTTCTCTGCTGCCAATGCAGCCATAGCCGAAGCTGTGGAGAGCTTCTCAGTTGTTCGGATTATTGATCTCAGCCTTTCACATTGCATGCAATGGCCTACTTTAATCGACTCCCTCTCAAACAGGCCGGAAGGTGCACCCTTTATACGGCTGCAAGTCTTCTCCGGTACAATTTCCAGCCACTTGCCGGAAATTGACATGACCTACGAAGAGCTTGGCATTAGGCTCACCAACTTCGCACGGTCGCGGAATGTGGGGTTGGAGTTCACACTCATTTCCGTTGATGGAATCCCATCCTTGATGAAAGAGTTGCAGAATCAAAGGCTAGAAATAATGAACCAAAGGCTTGATACCATGTTGGAAGAGGCACTTGTTGTCAATTGCCAGATGTTGTTGCATTATATTCCAGACGAAACACTGGATGCCAATTCGAGCTCTGGCTTTCATATCAGTTCTCCTGCTTCTGCTTCTAGTTCTCTTCGATTTGAACTTCTGAAAGAGATCAGAAGCATGGAACCCACCATTGTAACCCTTGTTGACGAAGATGCTGATCTGACATCTACCAATTTGGTGGCAAGGCTTAAATCAGCTTTCAATTACCTGTGGATTCCCTTTGATGCAGTGGAGACATTCCTTCCCAGAGAAAACAAGCAAAGGATCCTATATGAATCAGATATCTGCCATAAGATTGAGAACATTATTGCGTTTGAAGGAGAGAGGAGAATAGAAAGATTAGAGTCCAAGGCAAGATGGGTCCAACGGATGGAAAGAGTTTCTTTTAGAAATATTGGCTTCAGTGACGACACAGTTGCAGAGATGAAGAGCTTGTTGGAGGAGCATGCTGCTGGATGGGGGTTGAAGAAGGAGGATGATGATTTGGTGTTGACATGGAAGGGACACAATGTGGTGTTTGCTACCGCTTGGGTGCCCACATAA